A region of the Pseudomonas sp. J452 genome:
CCTACTGACAAACGGTCACCCCAGGGGCGCGACACCCGTTGCTTTCCGGTATACTGCGCCGCCTCCAGGCCCCATGCGGCCTGGCCCGCACATAACAAGCCACGCCCGATGCGTGGCTTGTTGGTTTTTGTCGCGCCGACAGGCGCCCGAGTCAGAGGCAAAACGATGAGCGCACTGGTTGGCGTGATCATGGGCTCCAAGTCCGATTGGAGCACCCTCAGTCACACCGCAGAGATGCTGGACAAACTGGGCATTCCCTACGAAGTGCAGGTGGTTTCCGCCCACCGCACGCCGGACCTGCTCTTCCAGTACGCCGAACAGGCTGACGGCCGTGGTATCCAGGTGATCATCGCCGGTGCCGGTGGCGCGGCGCACCTGCCGGGCATGTGTGCGGCCAAGACCCACCTGCCGGTACTCGGCGTGCCGGTGCAATCGGCCGTGCTGTCGGGCGTCGACTCGCTGCTGTCGATCGTGCAGATGCCGGCTGGCATTCCGGTCGCTACCCTGGCCATCGGCAAGGCTGGGGCGATCAACGCCGCGCTGCTGGCGGCGAGTATTCTCGGTCACCAGCACCCGCAGTTTCACGAGAAGCTCAAACAGTTCCGCGACGAGCAGACCCAGACTGTTCTCGACAACCCGGACCCGCGCGAGGCCTGATCCCATGAAAATCGGTGTAATTGGTGGTGGCCAGCTCGGCCGCATGCTGGCTCTGGCGGGCACTCCGCTGGGGATGAGTTTCGCTTTCCTCGACCCGGCGCCGGACGCCTGTTCCCAGGCCCTGGGCGAGCACCTGCGCGGCGATTACAACGACCACGAACACCTGCGCCGCTTGGCCGATGATGTCGACCTGGTGACCTTCGAGTTCGAAAGCGTGCCGGCCGAGACCGTGGCCTTCCTCTCGCAGTTCGTGCCGGTGTATCCGAGCGCCGAAGCGCTGCGCATCGCCCGCGACCGCTGGTTCGAGAAGTCGATGTTCAAGGACCTCGGCATCCCCACCCCGGATTTCGCCGATATCCAGTCGCAGGCTGATCTTGACGCTGCCGTGGCCGCCATCGGCCTGCCGGCGGTGCTGAAGACCCGCACCCTGGGCTACGACGGCAAGGGCCAGAAGGTTCTGCGTGCTGCCTCCGACGTAGTGGGCGCCTTTGCCGAGCTGGGCAGCGTGCCGTGCCTGCTCGAAGGTTTCGTGCCGTTCACTGGCGAAGTGTCGCTGGTGGCCGTGCGTGGCCGTGATGGCGAGACGCGCTTCTACCCGCTGGTGCATAACCGCCACGACAGCGGCGTGCTGGCCCTGTCCATCGCCAGCACCGATCACCCGTTGCAGGCGCTGGCCGAAGACTATGTCGGTCGCGTGCTCAAGCAGCTGGATTATGTCGGCGTGCTGGCCTTCGAGTTCTTCGAAGTCGACGGCGGCCTCAAGGCCAACGAGATCGCCCCGCGCGTACACAACTCCGGGCACTGGACCATCGAAGGCGCCGAGTGCAGCCAGTTCGAGAACCACCTGCGCGCCGTCACCGGCCTGCCGCTGGGCTCCACGGCCAAGGTCGGCGAGAGCGCCATGTTCAACTTCTTGGGCTCAGTGCCGGACGTGAGCAAGGTCACGGCGATTGCCGATTGCCACCTGCACCACTACGGCAAGGCCTTCAAGGCCGGGCGCAAGGTCGGTCACGCCACCCTGCGCTGCAAGGATATGGCGACCCTCAAGGCGCGCATCGCCGACGTCGAAGCGCTGATCAAGGCCTGAGGCCGGCGGGGCGGCGGAAACTTCGCCGTCCCGCTGCCGGTCTACCGCTCACAGTCGTACCGGGAGCTGTCATGCGCCGAATCCTGCTTGCCCTGCTGCTAGCGCCGTTGCTGGCCCACGCCGAACCACGGGAAACCGACTGGCTGGAGCTGATGCCGCGCGAGGATCAACAGGCCCTCGAAGCCATGCCGGAAATCAGCCACGAGACCCCGGAGTCGGCCGGTACGTTCGGCCAGCAGGGCGGCCTCAAGCAGCAGTCCAGGGATCTGCCAGCGGTGATGTATTCGAGCAAGACCGTGGCCCATCTGAACGGCAAGACCGTGCGTCTGGGCGGCTACCCGGTGCCCCTGGAAAGTGACGCCGAGGGCCGCAGCACGCTGTTCTTCCTGGTGCCGTACCCCGGTGCTTGCATCCATGTGCCGCCGCCGCCACCGAACCAGATCGTGCTGGTGCGCTACCCCAAGGGCATCCTGCTCGACGACATCTACGCCCCGCTGTGGGTCGAGGGCCCGCTGCAGATCGAGACGGTCAGCAATGACCTGGCCGATGCGGCCTATGTGCTCAAGGCCAGCTCGGTGCGGGTGGTGGAAGAGGCTGATCTGTGACGCCACTTGGCGTCACGTCAGGGTAGGGCGGGTGCAACCCGCGTCGAGCTGCGCGGGTTTCACCCGCCCTACAGGGGTTCGCTGCTCAGGCTCAGGCGCAGACTGTGGCTGGCGCCCGGCGCCAGGGTTACGCAGTCGTCCCAGATATTCGCGGTTTCGATGCAGAGCATGCGCTGCCAGGCGTCTTCGGCGAACTGTGAGAGGCGTTTGGCCTTGTCGATCCACGGGTTCCACAGCACGGCCGAGTGTGAGCCCTGGGCATCCAGATGGATGCGTCGCTGCCAGCGCGGATCGACGATGCTCAGGCGCGTCGGCGTGTCCAGGTAGATGCGGTCGGTCTCGCCGGCGAAGTCCAGTGCGCCCTGCTGTCGGCGCTCCTGCCAGTCTTCCAGGGTTTCGATATAGCGGCAGCCTTCCAGGCCGTGCACGCTGACATCACGAATATCGCTGACGGCGAAGTAGGTGTGCAGAGCCTGGCTCAGCACCAGCGGCTGAGTACCCAGGTTGTGGCTGCGCAGTTCCAGGTGCAATTGCTGATCCAGGCGGATAGCCAGCTGCAGCTCGGCCGCGTGCGGCCAGTCGGGCAACGGGTGCTGGCGGCTGTCGAAGGCGAATTGCAGGGTTACGGCGCCGTCGTGCTGGTCGATGCCCAGCAGCTGCCAGTCGAGGCCGCGCACGTTGCCATGGGCCGGCGCGCTGGCCGGATGGTTGTGCATGGCCTGCACCGCTGGCGGGTTGCGCATCAGGCCGCCGAACCAGGGCCAGCACACCGGCGCGCCGCCGCGTACCGACTGGCCCCGCTGGTAGCGGGCCTGCTCGCTGAGCCAGATGATCGGCGCCTGGGTGCCGCGCTGGTAATGCAGGATCTGCGCACCCTGCTGGGCGACCAGCAGCTCGGCATCACCGACCTGCACGCGCCAGCAGGTCAGCTCATCCAGTTCAATGCGTTCGACGGCGGGGGAGGGAGCATTCATCTGGGCATCCACAGGCAAAAAATAGAGATTTACTCCAGGCACCGACTAAAGACCAGTGCCTGGGTGGAGCGCATCAGATCTCGACCTGGGTGCCCAGCTCGATCACCCGGTTGGTCGGCAGCTGGAAGTAGCGCAGGTTGCTGTTGGCGTTCTTCAGCAGGAAGGCGAACAGCGTCTCGCGCCAGGCCATCATGCCGATGCGTTTGGTGGCGATGATGGTTTCGCGGCTGAGGAAGTAGGTGGTGCTCAGCGGAGTGAAGTCGAGGCAGTCATGCGGGTTCTTTTCCAGTGCCGCCGGCACGTTGGGCTCGTCCATGTAGCCGAAATGCAGGACCACGCGATAGAAGCCCTCGCCGAAGCTGTCGACCTCGAAGCGCTTGGCCTGCGGCACGTGCGGGTGGTCGGCGATGGCCACCGTGAGCATGACGATCTGCTGGTGCAGCACCTGGTTGTGCAGCAGGTTGTGCAGCAGCGCATGCGGCACCGCATCGGCGCGTGCGCAGAGGAACACGGCGGTGCCGCGCACCCGGTGCGGCGGCTGGATGGCGATGCTGGAGACGAACACCGGTAGCGGCAGGGCGGTCTCGTCGAGGCGCTCGACCAGCAGCTCGCGGCCGCGCTTCCAGGTGGTCATCAGCATGAACAGGGCAATCCCGGCCAGCACCGGAAAGGCGCCACCCTGGGCGATCTTGGGGATATTGGCGGCAAAGAACAGCGTATCGACCACCAGGAAGCACAGCAGCAGCGGGATCGCCAGCCAGCGCGGGCTCTTCCACAGCAGCAAGGCGACGGCGGCGATCAGCAGGGTGTCGATCAGCATGGTGCCGGTTACGGCCACGCCGTAGGCGGCAGCCAGGGCGCCGGAGCTTTCGAAGCCGATCACCAGCAGGATCACCCCGACCATCAGCGCCCAGTTGACCACGCCGATGTAGATTTGCCCTTCGGCATCGCTGGAGGTGTGCTGGATGTGCATGCGCGGCACGAAGCCGAGCTGGATGGCCTGGCGGGTCAGAGAGAAGGCGCCGGAGATCACCGCCTGCGAGGCGATGATGGTGGACAGGGTGGCCAGGGCGATCAGCGGGATCAGCGCCCAGGCCGGTGCCAGCAGGTAGAAGGGGTTGCGCGCCGCTTCCGGGTTGTCCAGCAGCAGGGCGCCCTGGCCGAAGTAGTTGAGCACCAGGCCGGGCAGCACCAGGGCGAACCAGGCGCGGGCAATCGGCTTGCGGCCGAAGTGGCCCATGTCGGCATACAGCGCCTCGGCACCGGTCAGCGCCAGCACCACGGCGGCGAGGATGGTGATGCCGATGCCTGGGTGGCTGATGAAGAAGTTCAGAGCCCACCAGGGGTTGAGCGCGTGCAGCACTTCCGGGTGGCGGACGATGCCATAGATGCCGAGCACGCCGAGGGTGGTGAACCACAGGCCCATGACCGGGCCGAACAGTACGCCGATGCGCGCGGTGCCGTGCTTCTGGATCAGGAACAGGCCGATCAGCAGGGCCACGGTGATCGGTACTACCCAGTGGCCGATACCTGGCAGGGCGACATCCAGGCCTTCCACCGCGGAGAGCACCGAGATCGCCGGGGTGATCATGCTGTCGCCGTAGAACAGCGCGGTGCCGGCCAGACCGGCCAGCACCAGCAGCCGTGACAACCGTGGATAGGCCTGGGTGGCACGGCGGGCGAGTGCGGTCAGGGCCATTACGCCGCCTTCGCCTTCGTTGTCGGCGCGCAGGATGACCAGCACGTATTTCAGCGTCACCACCCACATCAGCGACCAGAAGATCAGCGAGAGGATGCCGTAGACCCCGGCCGGATCGACGTTGACCCCGTAGTGGCCGGCGAAGACTTCCTTGAGGGTATACAGCGGGCTGGTGCCGATATCGCCGTAGACCACGCCGAGCGCGGCGACGGTCAGGCTCAGTTGGCTGGTGCTGGATTGGCTCATGAGCGGGCCTAGGTGGTTAGAGGCGCGCATGCTGCGCCGGCTTTTCAGTCTAGGCAAGCGCCTGACTGCCTGTTGCCGGCGTGCAGCAGAGGTTCAGCAGATCAGCCGCGGCGTGGCGGCACCGGACGGGTGCGGCCGCTGCCGTCGATGGCGACGAAGACGAACACCGCCTCGGTGACCTTGCGCCATTCGCTGGACAGCGGGTCGTCGCTCCACACCTCGACCAGCATCTGGATCGAGCTGCGGCCGATTTCCAGGGCCTGGGTATAGAAGGACAGTTGCGCGCCGACGGCGACCGGCACCAGGAAGGCCATGCGGTCGATGGCCACGGTGGCCACCCGGCCGCCGGCGACCTTGCTGGCCATGGCGGTGCCGGCCAGGTCCATCTGTGACACCAGCCAGCCGCCGAAAATATCGCCGAAACCATTGGTTTCGCGCGGTAGTGCGGTCAGCTGCAGGGCCAGATCGCCTTGCGGTATGGGATCTTCCTGTTCGAGTTCGATCATGGTGGTGGGGCCCCGGTGCCGTTTTTCTTATGTTTGGAGTGGTGTGGGAGGTTCTGCCAATACTTTGCCGGCGGCCAAGCCTTGGCACAATCCCCCGTGGCCCAGCGGGCCGAGCGCGCAGTATATCGGGCGGCGCGTCAGGCGACGACCGCCCGGTTCTGCATTTCTCGGCTCGCCCGGCTGCCGGCCCGCGGTGCAATTTGCTATCGTGCGCCGGCTGCCATCAGCGCCAGCCATCCCTACTCTTATAAAAGAAGCTGTCGACCATGTCTTCCGTGCCCTCCAGCGCTGCGCCCGCGGCGCGCCCGTTGAACCGTAGCGATTACAAGACCCTGTCGCTGTCCGCCCTCGGCGGTGCGCTGGAGTTCTACGACTTCATCATCTTCGTGTTCTTCACGGCGGTGCTCAGCAAGCTGTTCTTCCCCGCCGACATGCCCGAGTGGCTGCGCCAGCTGCAGACCTTCGGCATTTTCGCCGCCGGCTACCTGGCGCGGCCGCTGGGCGGCATCGTCCTGGCGCACTTTGGCGATCTGCTCGGGCGCAAGCGCATGTTCACCCTGAGCATCTTCCTGATGGCCGTGCCGACCCTGCTCATGGGTTTGCTGCCGACCTACGCGCAAATTGGCATCTGGGCGCCGCTGGCGCTGCTGGTGCTGCGCGTGGTGCAGGGCGCGGCGATTGGCGGCGAAGTGCCGGGGGCCTGGGTGTTCGTCGCCGAGCACGTGCCGCCGCGGCACATCGGCTTCGCCTGCAGCACCCTGACAGCTGGTCTGACCGTGGGCATCCTGCTCGGTTCGCTGACGGCCAGCCTGATCAACCGGGTGTTCAGCCCGGAAGAGCTGATGGCCTATGCCTGGCGCATCCCGTTCCTGGTCGGTGGCCTGTTCGGCCTGATTGCCATGTACTTGCGCCGCTGGCTGCACGAGACTCCGGTGTTCGCCGAGATGCAGCTGCGCCAGACCCTGGCCGCCGAGCTGCCGCTGAAGACCGTGGTACGCGAGCATCGCCCGGCGGTGATCCTGTGCATGCTGCTGACCTGGGTGCTGTCGGCCGGCATCGTCGTGGTCATCCTGATGACCCCGACCCTGCTGCAGACCCTGCATGGCTTCAAGCCGGCCGAGGCGCTGCAGGCCAACAGCCTGGCTATCGTCTGCCTGAGCATCGGCTGCGTGCTGGCTGGCTGGCTGGCGGATCGCCTCGGTGCCGGGCGAGTGTTCGTCGGTGGCGGCCTGTTGCTGCTGCTCAGCTCCTGGACTTTCTACAACAGCCTGGCCAGCCACCCCGAGCTGCTGCTGCCGCTGTATGCCCTGGCCGGTCTGTGCGTGGGCATGATCGGCGCCATCCCGCTGGTGATGGTCAGCGCCTTCCCGGCGCTGGTGCGCTTCTCCGGGCTGTCGTTCTCCTACAACCTGGCCTACGCCATCTTCGGCGGGCTGACGCCGATCCTGGTCAGCCTGTTATTGAAGTGGAGCCCGCTGGGCCCGGCCTACTATGTCGGCGCCCTGTGCCTGCTGTTCATGCTGATCGGTGGCTGGCTGTGGCAGCGCCAGCCACAGGCCGCGACCTGAGCGGCAGAAGCACAGAAAAAGGCCCGTTCGCGGGCCTTTTCAGTTTTTCGCCCGCTTTAATCTAATTGTCACAATCCCTTCATAGAGTGTTCATACGGCCTGCAGATACTTGGCCCCGTTCAATCCAACACTAGTTTTCCAGGAGCAAGGCATGAAACTGAAGCGTTTGATGGCGGCCATGACTTTCGTCGCCGCTGGCGTGAGCGCCGCCACTGCGGTAGCCGCTATCGACCCGGCTCTGCCGACCTATGAAAAGACTTCCGGTGTATCGGGCAACCTGTCCAGCGTCGGCTCCGACTCCCTGGCCAACCTGATGACCCTGTGGGCTGAAGAGTTCAAGAAGGCCTACCCGAACGTCAACATCCAGATCCAGGCCGCCGGTTCCTCCACCGCGCCGCCCGCTCTGACCGAAGGCACCGCCAACATGGGCCCGATGTCCCGCGCCATGAAGGACAACGAGCTGCAGGCTTTCGAAGAGAAGTACGGCTACAAGCCGACTGCCATTCCGGTAGCCATCGACGCCCTGGCCGTGTTCGTGCACAAGGACAACCCGATCAAGTCGCTGGACATCGCTCAGGTCGACGCCATCTTCTCCGGCACCCGCCTGTGCGGCGGCGCCAAGGACATCGCTACCTGGGGTGAGCTGGGTCTGACCGGCGAGTGGGCGAACAAGCCGA
Encoded here:
- a CDS encoding D-hexose-6-phosphate mutarotase — encoded protein: MNAPSPAVERIELDELTCWRVQVGDAELLVAQQGAQILHYQRGTQAPIIWLSEQARYQRGQSVRGGAPVCWPWFGGLMRNPPAVQAMHNHPASAPAHGNVRGLDWQLLGIDQHDGAVTLQFAFDSRQHPLPDWPHAAELQLAIRLDQQLHLELRSHNLGTQPLVLSQALHTYFAVSDIRDVSVHGLEGCRYIETLEDWQERRQQGALDFAGETDRIYLDTPTRLSIVDPRWQRRIHLDAQGSHSAVLWNPWIDKAKRLSQFAEDAWQRMLCIETANIWDDCVTLAPGASHSLRLSLSSEPL
- a CDS encoding acyl-CoA thioesterase codes for the protein MIELEQEDPIPQGDLALQLTALPRETNGFGDIFGGWLVSQMDLAGTAMASKVAGGRVATVAIDRMAFLVPVAVGAQLSFYTQALEIGRSSIQMLVEVWSDDPLSSEWRKVTEAVFVFVAIDGSGRTRPVPPRRG
- a CDS encoding DUF3299 domain-containing protein, which produces MRRILLALLLAPLLAHAEPRETDWLELMPREDQQALEAMPEISHETPESAGTFGQQGGLKQQSRDLPAVMYSSKTVAHLNGKTVRLGGYPVPLESDAEGRSTLFFLVPYPGACIHVPPPPPNQIVLVRYPKGILLDDIYAPLWVEGPLQIETVSNDLADAAYVLKASSVRVVEEADL
- a CDS encoding 5-(carboxyamino)imidazole ribonucleotide synthase, which encodes MKIGVIGGGQLGRMLALAGTPLGMSFAFLDPAPDACSQALGEHLRGDYNDHEHLRRLADDVDLVTFEFESVPAETVAFLSQFVPVYPSAEALRIARDRWFEKSMFKDLGIPTPDFADIQSQADLDAAVAAIGLPAVLKTRTLGYDGKGQKVLRAASDVVGAFAELGSVPCLLEGFVPFTGEVSLVAVRGRDGETRFYPLVHNRHDSGVLALSIASTDHPLQALAEDYVGRVLKQLDYVGVLAFEFFEVDGGLKANEIAPRVHNSGHWTIEGAECSQFENHLRAVTGLPLGSTAKVGESAMFNFLGSVPDVSKVTAIADCHLHHYGKAFKAGRKVGHATLRCKDMATLKARIADVEALIKA
- a CDS encoding potassium transporter Kup, translating into MRASNHLGPLMSQSSTSQLSLTVAALGVVYGDIGTSPLYTLKEVFAGHYGVNVDPAGVYGILSLIFWSLMWVVTLKYVLVILRADNEGEGGVMALTALARRATQAYPRLSRLLVLAGLAGTALFYGDSMITPAISVLSAVEGLDVALPGIGHWVVPITVALLIGLFLIQKHGTARIGVLFGPVMGLWFTTLGVLGIYGIVRHPEVLHALNPWWALNFFISHPGIGITILAAVVLALTGAEALYADMGHFGRKPIARAWFALVLPGLVLNYFGQGALLLDNPEAARNPFYLLAPAWALIPLIALATLSTIIASQAVISGAFSLTRQAIQLGFVPRMHIQHTSSDAEGQIYIGVVNWALMVGVILLVIGFESSGALAAAYGVAVTGTMLIDTLLIAAVALLLWKSPRWLAIPLLLCFLVVDTLFFAANIPKIAQGGAFPVLAGIALFMLMTTWKRGRELLVERLDETALPLPVFVSSIAIQPPHRVRGTAVFLCARADAVPHALLHNLLHNQVLHQQIVMLTVAIADHPHVPQAKRFEVDSFGEGFYRVVLHFGYMDEPNVPAALEKNPHDCLDFTPLSTTYFLSRETIIATKRIGMMAWRETLFAFLLKNANSNLRYFQLPTNRVIELGTQVEI
- a CDS encoding MFS transporter — its product is MSSVPSSAAPAARPLNRSDYKTLSLSALGGALEFYDFIIFVFFTAVLSKLFFPADMPEWLRQLQTFGIFAAGYLARPLGGIVLAHFGDLLGRKRMFTLSIFLMAVPTLLMGLLPTYAQIGIWAPLALLVLRVVQGAAIGGEVPGAWVFVAEHVPPRHIGFACSTLTAGLTVGILLGSLTASLINRVFSPEELMAYAWRIPFLVGGLFGLIAMYLRRWLHETPVFAEMQLRQTLAAELPLKTVVREHRPAVILCMLLTWVLSAGIVVVILMTPTLLQTLHGFKPAEALQANSLAIVCLSIGCVLAGWLADRLGAGRVFVGGGLLLLLSSWTFYNSLASHPELLLPLYALAGLCVGMIGAIPLVMVSAFPALVRFSGLSFSYNLAYAIFGGLTPILVSLLLKWSPLGPAYYVGALCLLFMLIGGWLWQRQPQAAT
- a CDS encoding phosphate ABC transporter substrate-binding protein PstS; the encoded protein is MKLKRLMAAMTFVAAGVSAATAVAAIDPALPTYEKTSGVSGNLSSVGSDSLANLMTLWAEEFKKAYPNVNIQIQAAGSSTAPPALTEGTANMGPMSRAMKDNELQAFEEKYGYKPTAIPVAIDALAVFVHKDNPIKSLDIAQVDAIFSGTRLCGGAKDIATWGELGLTGEWANKPIQLFGRNSVSGTYGYFKEEALCKGDFKPNVNEQPGSASVVQSISSTLNAIGYSGIGYKTSSVRAVPLSKKGGEAFEANEANALAGKFPLSRFFYVYVNKAPNKPLSPLDAEFVKLVLSKQGQEVVVKDGYIPLPSKVVEKTMKELGL
- the purE gene encoding 5-(carboxyamino)imidazole ribonucleotide mutase produces the protein MSALVGVIMGSKSDWSTLSHTAEMLDKLGIPYEVQVVSAHRTPDLLFQYAEQADGRGIQVIIAGAGGAAHLPGMCAAKTHLPVLGVPVQSAVLSGVDSLLSIVQMPAGIPVATLAIGKAGAINAALLAASILGHQHPQFHEKLKQFRDEQTQTVLDNPDPREA